Within the Hydrotalea sp. genome, the region GTTCTGTTAAAAGAAAGCTCTAATGACCCTGATTGTTATTTTATTATCGCTCGGCGTTATGTCGGGCTTCCTCGCCGGTTTGTTCGGCATCGGCGGCAGTATGATTATGGTGCCGTTTTTGGTGCCGCTGTTCGACCATATGAATTTGTTCGGCGACAGCACCATCAAATTCGCCATTGCCTCCGCCATGGCGGTGGTGTGTTTTACATCATTGTCGTCGATGCGCGCCCACCACGCGCGTGGCGCCATCAATTGGCGGTTGGCGGCCATTTTTACAATTGGTATTTTACCCGGCGGGTTGTTGGCCAGCCTGGGGGTTTTTGGTTTTTTAAAATCCAGCTGGCTTTATTTTTTATTTGGCGGCTTGGTGATTTTGTCCGGTTTGCAAATGTGGCGCGGCCACCATGCAAAACCCATTGGCAAAAAATTTAACCCCAAAGACACCCTAACATTGTTACCGACCAGCCCATGGTTGGTTGCGTTTGGCGTGGTGGTTGGTTTTTTGTCGGGGTTGGTGGGGGCCGGCGGCGGTTTTTTAATGGTGCCGTTTCAAACCCATTTTGGCATTCCGGTCAACCGCGCGGTTGCCAATTCGTCGGCCACCGGTTTCCCCATCGCGGCGGTTAACAGCATCGGGTTTTTGCTCGCCGACAATGGTGGCCTGAGCGGCGGCATGGGGGGCGGCGTGGGCCTGTTGCAAACCATTGGTTTCGTCCATTGGCCTACAGTTTTTATTATCGCCATGACATCGGTTTTATTTGCACCGCTTGGCGCGTGGTTGGCGCACAGCCTGCCGCTTCGCACCCTGCGCCGCGTGTTTTCGATATTTCTTTTTCTCATGGCCGGCTACATGCTGTGGCGCGGCTATCAATTATAAATAATTTTTGTGAAGTGGTTATTGCCGCCGACCACGCCACCAATCGGCGGCGGCCATGGCGTTTTTGTTTTCCGGCTTAACGGT harbors:
- a CDS encoding sulfite exporter TauE/SafE family protein, giving the protein MTLIVILLSLGVMSGFLAGLFGIGGSMIMVPFLVPLFDHMNLFGDSTIKFAIASAMAVVCFTSLSSMRAHHARGAINWRLAAIFTIGILPGGLLASLGVFGFLKSSWLYFLFGGLVILSGLQMWRGHHAKPIGKKFNPKDTLTLLPTSPWLVAFGVVVGFLSGLVGAGGGFLMVPFQTHFGIPVNRAVANSSATGFPIAAVNSIGFLLADNGGLSGGMGGGVGLLQTIGFVHWPTVFIIAMTSVLFAPLGAWLAHSLPLRTLRRVFSIFLFLMAGYMLWRGYQL